One Enterococcus silesiacus genomic window carries:
- a CDS encoding aspartate aminotransferase (catalyzes the formation of oxalozcetate and L-glutamate from L-aspartate and 2-oxoglutarate) produces the protein MDRSNIAKKHQQPAENILMDIATLAKQVPDLLDLSIGDPDLITDERIIDAAFTDVKNGHTKYTASGGSQEFIDTVVTFYQKQYGLAFDASQVRATVGALHGMYLTLQVLLDPEDEVIIHEPYFSPYKDQVIFAGGKPVFIPTYEEDGFQINIDVLKAAITDKTKAIIINSPNNPTGAVFSHETFKAIADLAIEHDFYILSDEVYEAFCFYDDFVPMATFAPDNTITFSSFSKAFAMTGWRIGYMVAPDYINDAAKLINESITYSAPSPSQQAGIYALHHAETLTPTVVTIFKERLEYLEKRITAIPFLSLLPVKGSIYAFINISKTGLTSVPFVEKVLKETNVLMIPGKAFGETTGDNYVRLAATQDINTLKEAFDRIEKMTF, from the coding sequence ATGGATCGTTCAAACATTGCAAAAAAACATCAGCAGCCTGCTGAAAACATTTTAATGGATATTGCTACATTAGCAAAACAAGTACCAGATTTATTGGATTTATCGATAGGTGATCCAGATTTGATTACAGACGAACGAATTATTGATGCTGCCTTTACAGATGTAAAAAACGGTCATACAAAATACACTGCTTCTGGTGGCAGCCAGGAATTTATCGATACTGTCGTTACATTTTATCAAAAACAATACGGTCTAGCCTTTGATGCAAGCCAAGTGCGTGCTACGGTCGGAGCTTTACACGGTATGTATTTAACATTACAAGTGTTATTAGATCCAGAAGATGAAGTCATTATTCATGAACCTTATTTTTCTCCGTATAAAGACCAAGTGATTTTTGCTGGCGGCAAACCAGTGTTTATCCCAACCTATGAAGAAGATGGTTTTCAGATCAATATAGATGTGTTGAAAGCAGCGATTACAGATAAAACCAAAGCGATTATTATCAACTCACCAAATAATCCAACTGGCGCTGTTTTTTCTCATGAAACGTTTAAAGCAATTGCTGATTTAGCGATTGAACATGACTTTTATATTCTTTCTGATGAAGTGTATGAGGCTTTTTGTTTCTATGATGACTTTGTTCCAATGGCAACATTTGCACCTGACAATACAATCACATTCAGCAGTTTCTCAAAAGCTTTTGCGATGACTGGCTGGCGTATCGGCTATATGGTTGCACCAGACTATATCAATGATGCCGCAAAATTGATCAATGAGAGTATTACCTATTCTGCACCTAGCCCTTCTCAACAAGCTGGTATTTACGCATTACATCACGCTGAAACGCTAACTCCAACAGTTGTAACGATTTTTAAAGAACGCTTGGAATACTTGGAAAAGCGCATCACAGCTATTCCGTTTCTCTCCTTACTTCCAGTTAAAGGTAGTATCTACGCTTTCATCAACATTTCAAAAACTGGTCTAACCTCTGTCCCTTTTGTTGAAAAAGTCTTAAAAGAAACGAATGTATTAATGATTCCAGGAAAAGCTTTTGGTGAAACAACTGGTGATAACTATGTGCGTTTAGCAGCAACTCAAGATATAAATACATTAAAAGAAGCATTTGATCGAATCGAGAAAATGACATTTTAA
- the glnQ gene encoding glutamine ABC transporter ATP-binding protein (similar to ATP-binding component of ABC transporters), which produces MINIKNLHKTFGKNEVLKGIDLDVKAGEVVVIIGPSGSGKSTFLRCLNLLEQPTDGVIEFEGKNLLDKDTDIDALRQKMGMVFQNFNLFPHKTVLDNLTISPIKVKKETAEAAKEKALALLEQVGLQDKATSYPSSLSGGQQQRVAIARALAMNPDVMLFDEPTSALDPEMVGEVLAVMKALAVEGMTMVVVTHEMGFAREVADRVIFMDAGIIQEEGTPEEIFGQPKNPRTQDFLRKVL; this is translated from the coding sequence GTGATTAATATAAAAAACTTACACAAAACCTTCGGGAAAAATGAAGTCTTAAAAGGCATTGATTTGGATGTAAAAGCTGGTGAAGTGGTCGTGATCATCGGTCCTTCCGGCAGTGGGAAAAGTACTTTTCTACGTTGCTTGAACTTATTAGAACAGCCAACAGACGGTGTGATTGAATTTGAAGGGAAAAATTTATTGGATAAAGATACAGACATCGATGCTCTTCGCCAAAAAATGGGGATGGTATTCCAAAATTTTAATCTCTTCCCTCATAAAACAGTTTTGGATAATTTAACGATCAGTCCAATCAAAGTTAAAAAGGAGACGGCCGAAGCTGCAAAAGAAAAGGCACTGGCTCTGTTAGAACAAGTTGGTTTACAAGACAAAGCTACTAGCTATCCGTCAAGCTTATCCGGCGGACAACAACAACGGGTAGCGATTGCGCGTGCATTAGCAATGAATCCTGATGTGATGCTATTCGATGAACCAACATCTGCACTTGATCCAGAAATGGTCGGTGAAGTTTTAGCCGTTATGAAAGCTTTAGCAGTTGAAGGAATGACCATGGTCGTTGTAACACATGAAATGGGCTTTGCCCGTGAAGTAGCCGATCGTGTGATCTTCATGGATGCTGGTATTATTCAAGAAGAAGGCACACCGGAAGAGATTTTTGGCCAGCCGAAAAACCCAAGAACGCAAGATTTTCTGAGAAAAGTTTTGTAA
- a CDS encoding ABC transporter permease — translation MKLCKKTLALIIPILLVLLTFIPVTTAIAEEPDPVYDSIMKRGELIVGLSADYAPYEFHADVDGKDQVVGFDISIAQKIADDMGVKLKIEELGFDALLGALKTGKIDLIISGMAPTPERLQEVNFSTPYMTVQQKVVVRKADKDQFQSTKDFDGVKVGVQKQTTQEELAKTELVGSIPTSLQKVPDIIMNLKNKKVDAAVLEGPVAEAYVDRDQELTFADVSFEQGQKDAAVAIPKNAPVLEQKVNASIKTINDNNLLDGYKKEAGKLMFTDDESFLGKYGKFYISGAGYTIFLAFMGVLFGAILGGLLALMKLSKSKILRGIAICYIEYVRGTPLLVQIFIVYFGTGVLGLDLSKIAAGCIALALNSGAYVAEIVRAGINAVNKGQLEAARSLGMNQPQAMRYIILPQAIKNILPALGNEFVTVIKESSVVSVIGVSELIFQAGNVQGASFKPFLPYLVVSLIYFVLTFTISRLLGVAERRMSTSD, via the coding sequence ATGAAATTATGTAAAAAAACCTTAGCACTTATCATTCCTATATTGCTAGTACTGCTTACTTTTATTCCAGTAACTACAGCAATCGCCGAAGAACCAGATCCAGTTTACGACAGCATCATGAAACGAGGAGAGCTGATTGTTGGTTTGTCCGCTGATTACGCACCATATGAATTTCATGCAGACGTTGATGGCAAAGACCAAGTCGTTGGTTTTGACATCTCAATTGCACAAAAAATTGCAGATGATATGGGCGTTAAATTAAAAATCGAAGAATTGGGTTTTGATGCATTATTAGGTGCATTGAAAACAGGTAAAATCGATTTAATCATTTCAGGCATGGCACCAACGCCTGAGCGACTGCAAGAAGTCAATTTTTCCACGCCTTACATGACCGTCCAACAAAAAGTGGTCGTGAGAAAAGCGGACAAAGATCAATTCCAATCAACAAAAGATTTTGATGGTGTAAAAGTTGGTGTCCAAAAGCAAACCACACAAGAAGAATTGGCGAAAACAGAGCTTGTCGGCTCGATCCCAACTTCCTTACAAAAAGTACCAGACATCATTATGAACTTAAAAAATAAAAAAGTGGATGCTGCTGTTTTAGAAGGTCCTGTCGCAGAAGCGTATGTTGATCGTGATCAAGAATTAACTTTTGCAGATGTTTCATTTGAACAAGGTCAAAAGGATGCAGCCGTTGCGATTCCTAAAAATGCGCCTGTTTTAGAACAAAAAGTAAATGCTTCAATCAAAACAATCAATGACAACAACTTACTCGATGGTTATAAAAAAGAAGCAGGTAAATTAATGTTTACCGATGATGAAAGTTTCCTTGGCAAATACGGGAAATTCTACATCAGTGGTGCTGGTTATACTATTTTCTTAGCCTTTATGGGCGTTTTATTTGGTGCGATTCTGGGTGGTTTATTAGCCTTGATGAAGTTATCTAAATCAAAAATTTTACGTGGTATTGCGATTTGCTATATTGAATATGTTCGTGGTACTCCTTTATTAGTTCAAATCTTTATCGTTTATTTCGGTACAGGTGTGTTAGGTCTTGACCTATCGAAAATCGCTGCTGGTTGTATCGCCCTTGCCTTAAACAGTGGTGCCTATGTTGCTGAAATCGTTCGTGCAGGAATCAATGCTGTCAACAAAGGGCAATTAGAAGCGGCACGTTCTCTTGGTATGAATCAACCGCAAGCGATGCGGTATATCATTTTACCGCAAGCAATCAAAAATATCTTACCTGCGTTAGGCAATGAATTTGTCACTGTCATCAAAGAATCTTCTGTCGTTTCCGTTATCGGCGTTTCAGAATTGATTTTCCAAGCCGGTAATGTTCAAGGTGCCAGCTTTAAACCATTCTTACCATATTTAGTGGTATCATTGATTTACTTTGTTTTAACCTTTACCATTTCTCGCCTATTAGGTGTTGCTGAAAGGAGAATGAGCACAAGTGATTAA
- a CDS encoding glycerol dehydrogenase produces MNQSLIVRGAPQEYECRVGAWDDLEEHLNRRKIKRVMVLHGKDSWEAAKPYFPTFVNIDAQFVYYGGECTDKKTMELKRLFEQKQLDGIIAVGGGKIADLGKAVANQCNTPILILPTLAATCAAYTPLSVIYKTDGAMDRYDVFANSNALVLIEPKVILDSPIELMIAGIGDTAAKWYEADAMISQLEVQPIEIQVSAFAAKKCRDVLLANSQEALNAMKEKEINQAFLNVVETNILLGGMVGGFGDDYGRTSGAHSIHDALTILPESHQQLHGNKVAYGVLVQLVIEDKWSEIEQLIPFYRSLDLPISLKEMKMHLSEDDYQRVAERAAEPHETIHYMKEKITPEIIKTAMIELEAAMSNK; encoded by the coding sequence ATGAATCAATCATTGATAGTAAGAGGAGCACCGCAAGAATATGAATGTCGAGTTGGTGCATGGGATGATTTAGAAGAACATTTAAATAGAAGAAAGATCAAACGAGTCATGGTTTTACACGGGAAAGATTCGTGGGAAGCGGCTAAACCTTATTTTCCGACATTTGTGAATATAGATGCACAGTTTGTCTATTATGGCGGAGAATGTACAGATAAGAAGACGATGGAATTAAAACGTTTATTTGAGCAGAAGCAATTAGATGGGATCATTGCTGTTGGCGGTGGTAAAATTGCGGATTTAGGGAAAGCAGTGGCAAATCAATGCAACACGCCGATCTTGATTTTACCAACCTTAGCTGCGACGTGTGCTGCGTATACGCCGCTAAGCGTAATTTATAAAACAGACGGTGCCATGGATCGTTATGATGTTTTTGCAAATAGCAATGCCTTGGTTTTGATCGAGCCTAAAGTAATTTTGGATTCGCCGATTGAATTGATGATTGCTGGCATCGGCGATACTGCAGCAAAATGGTACGAAGCAGATGCGATGATATCTCAGTTAGAAGTACAGCCGATTGAAATCCAAGTTTCTGCATTCGCAGCCAAAAAATGTCGAGATGTTTTGCTTGCAAACAGTCAAGAAGCACTTAATGCTATGAAAGAAAAAGAAATCAATCAAGCCTTTTTAAATGTTGTAGAAACGAATATTTTACTTGGTGGAATGGTTGGAGGGTTTGGTGATGACTATGGTCGAACGTCTGGGGCCCACTCAATTCATGATGCATTGACTATCTTGCCAGAGAGCCATCAACAATTACATGGTAATAAAGTTGCTTATGGAGTGTTGGTTCAGTTGGTGATCGAAGATAAATGGTCAGAAATCGAACAACTAATTCCATTTTACCGCAGCCTTGATTTACCAATTTCTTTAAAAGAAATGAAGATGCATTTATCAGAAGATGATTATCAGCGCGTTGCTGAGCGTGCTGCTGAACCACATGAAACCATTCATTATATGAAAGAAAAGATTACGCCAGAAATTATAAAAACAGCAATGATCGAACTTGAAGCAGCAATGAGTAACAAATAA
- the tgt gene encoding queuine tRNA-ribosyltransferase (Exchanges the guanine residue with 7-aminomethyl-7-deazaguanine in tRNAs with GU(N) anticodons (tRNA-Asp, -Asn, -His and -Tyr)) has product MTEPAIRYRLIKKEKHTGARLGEIITPHGTFPTPMFMPVGTLATVKTMSPEDLKEMGAGVILSNTYHLWLRPGDDLIAEAGGLHKFMNWDQPILTDSGGFQVFSLSDMRKITEEGVHFRHHLNGSKLFLSPEKAINIQNNLGSDIMMSFDECPPFDESYDYVKKSIERTSRWAERGLKAHANPDRQGLFGIIQGAGFEDLRRQSAKDLISMDFPGYSIGGLSVGEPKAEMNRVLDFTTPLIPDNKPRYLMGVGTADSLIDGVIRGIDMFDCVLPTRIARNGTCMTSKGRLVVKNAQYARDFRPLDEKCDCYTCKNYTRAYIRHLIKADETFGIRLTSYHNLYFLLNLMKQVRQAIMDDNLLEFRQAFFEEYGFNKENAKSF; this is encoded by the coding sequence ATGACAGAACCAGCCATTCGTTATCGTTTAATAAAGAAAGAAAAACATACAGGTGCCCGTTTAGGCGAAATCATCACGCCTCACGGTACGTTTCCAACACCAATGTTTATGCCTGTAGGAACGTTAGCGACAGTAAAAACAATGTCACCAGAAGATTTGAAAGAGATGGGCGCAGGAGTGATTCTGAGCAATACCTATCATTTGTGGCTTCGTCCAGGAGATGATTTGATTGCAGAAGCTGGTGGCTTACATAAATTTATGAATTGGGATCAACCGATTTTAACCGATTCTGGCGGCTTTCAAGTGTTTTCATTAAGTGATATGCGTAAAATCACAGAAGAAGGCGTTCATTTTAGACATCATTTGAATGGGTCAAAATTGTTTCTTTCGCCGGAAAAAGCAATCAATATCCAAAATAATCTAGGCTCTGATATTATGATGAGTTTTGATGAATGTCCACCATTTGATGAAAGCTATGATTATGTGAAGAAATCGATCGAACGTACATCACGCTGGGCAGAACGTGGCTTGAAAGCTCATGCTAATCCTGATCGTCAAGGTTTATTCGGAATCATTCAAGGTGCTGGTTTTGAAGATCTACGTCGTCAAAGTGCGAAAGATTTGATCAGTATGGACTTTCCAGGCTATTCCATTGGTGGCTTATCAGTTGGTGAGCCAAAAGCTGAAATGAATCGTGTGCTAGATTTTACAACGCCTTTGATTCCTGATAATAAACCAAGATACCTAATGGGTGTGGGAACAGCTGACTCATTGATTGACGGTGTGATTCGTGGGATCGATATGTTTGACTGTGTCTTGCCGACTCGAATTGCTAGAAATGGTACTTGTATGACTTCTAAAGGTCGTCTGGTTGTTAAAAATGCACAGTACGCAAGAGATTTCCGTCCGTTGGATGAGAAATGTGATTGTTACACATGTAAAAACTATACTCGTGCTTATATCCGTCACTTAATCAAAGCGGATGAAACATTTGGGATTCGTTTAACCTCTTACCATAATTTGTACTTCCTATTGAATTTGATGAAACAAGTTCGTCAAGCAATCATGGATGATAATTTACTAGAATTTAGACAAGCCTTTTTTGAAGAGTATGGTTTCAATAAAGAGAATGCGAAAAGTTTCTAA
- a CDS encoding preprotein translocase subunit YajC, whose product MGGGLSFILPLILLAGMMFFMTRSQKKQQNERQTLLDAMKVGDGVVTIGGLHGVISEIDADKRTVLIDCEGIILEFDRAAIKTVKPGTIVTNDNDVTVVETEETIVEEPTTSENDETKE is encoded by the coding sequence ATGGGCGGAGGACTTTCGTTTATTTTACCATTAATTCTTTTAGCGGGAATGATGTTTTTTATGACTCGTTCGCAAAAGAAACAACAAAATGAACGTCAAACACTTTTAGACGCAATGAAAGTGGGCGATGGCGTTGTAACGATCGGCGGCTTACACGGCGTGATCTCTGAAATTGACGCTGATAAGAGAACTGTATTGATCGATTGTGAAGGAATTATCCTTGAATTTGATCGTGCTGCAATCAAAACAGTAAAACCAGGTACCATTGTTACAAATGACAATGACGTAACTGTGGTTGAAACAGAAGAAACAATTGTTGAAGAACCAACAACTTCTGAAAATGATGAGACGAAAGAATAA
- a CDS encoding bifunctional acetaldehyde-CoA/alcohol dehydrogenase encodes MAKTMKKEDTKTTDVSTMIDELAKKANVALKEMEDFDQEKVDHIVHQMAMAALDQHMPLAKMAVEETGRGIYEDKAIKNMYASEYIWNSIKHDKTVGVINKDDQTGLIEIAEPVGVVCGVTPTTNPTSTTIFKALISIKTRNPIVFAFHPSAQKCSAEAARIVRDAAIKAGAPENCVQWIEQPSLEATSGLMNHPGIAIVLATGGAGMVKSAYSTGKPALGVGPGNVPSYIEKTAKIKRAVNDLIVSKSFDNGMICASEQAVIVDKEVYAAVKAEFEAHQVYFVKPNELQKLEDAVMNEGKYAVNPAIVGYSAEHIAELAGIKVPKGTKILIAELEGAGAEYPLSREKLSPVLAMMKAKNTDHAFDLCEAMLELGGLGHTAVIHTEDEDLQVKFGLRMKACRILVNSPSAEGGIGNIYNEMIPSLTLGCGSYGKNSVSKNVSAVNLINVKTVAKRRNNMQWFKLPPKIFFEKNSLQYLQKMENVERVMIVCDPGMVQFGYADTVRKELQKRKNDVQIEVFSAVEPNPSTNTVYAGTKVMVDFEPDTIIALGGGSAMDAAKGMWMFYEHPNTEFFGAKQKFLDIRKRTYKIEKAVKTQFVCIPTTSGTGSEVTPFAVITDSETHVKYPLADYALTPDVAIIDPQFVMSVPASVTADTGMDVLTHAIESYVSVMASDYTRGLSLQAIKLVFEHLENSVKRPDAESREKMHNASTMAGMAFANAFLGICHSVAHKIGGEYGIPHGRTNAILLPHIIRYNAKDPSKHAMFPKYDYFRADTDYADIAKFLGLKGKNTAELVDALATAVYDLGVSVGIDMNLKAQGVTQEILDSTVDHMAELAYEDQCTTANPKEPLISELKQIIIDAYNG; translated from the coding sequence ATGGCTAAAACAATGAAGAAAGAAGATACTAAAACAACTGATGTATCAACAATGATCGACGAGCTAGCGAAAAAAGCAAATGTCGCTTTAAAAGAAATGGAAGACTTCGATCAAGAAAAAGTTGACCACATTGTGCACCAAATGGCAATGGCTGCTTTAGATCAACATATGCCTCTAGCAAAAATGGCTGTCGAAGAAACTGGCCGTGGAATTTACGAAGATAAAGCAATTAAAAATATGTATGCATCTGAATATATCTGGAACAGCATTAAACACGATAAAACAGTAGGAGTTATTAATAAAGACGACCAAACAGGCTTAATCGAAATCGCTGAACCAGTCGGAGTTGTTTGTGGTGTTACACCAACAACAAATCCAACATCAACAACTATTTTTAAAGCATTGATTTCAATCAAAACACGTAATCCAATCGTATTCGCTTTCCATCCAAGCGCTCAAAAATGTTCTGCTGAAGCGGCTCGTATCGTCCGTGATGCAGCAATCAAAGCAGGCGCTCCTGAAAACTGTGTACAATGGATCGAACAACCTTCATTAGAAGCTACTTCAGGTTTGATGAACCATCCTGGAATCGCCATTGTTTTAGCCACTGGTGGTGCGGGCATGGTGAAATCAGCGTATTCAACTGGTAAACCAGCGTTAGGTGTAGGACCAGGTAACGTTCCTTCATATATTGAAAAAACAGCAAAAATCAAACGTGCAGTCAACGACTTGATCGTGTCTAAATCATTCGATAATGGTATGATCTGTGCTTCTGAGCAAGCTGTGATCGTAGATAAAGAAGTTTATGCAGCTGTAAAAGCTGAATTTGAAGCGCATCAAGTGTACTTCGTTAAACCAAACGAATTACAAAAACTAGAAGATGCTGTTATGAACGAAGGCAAATATGCCGTTAATCCAGCAATCGTTGGTTATTCTGCTGAACATATCGCAGAACTTGCTGGCATCAAAGTACCAAAAGGCACGAAAATTTTAATTGCTGAGCTAGAAGGTGCTGGTGCTGAATATCCACTTTCACGTGAAAAATTATCGCCAGTTTTAGCGATGATGAAAGCAAAAAATACAGATCACGCTTTTGACTTATGTGAAGCAATGCTTGAATTAGGTGGATTAGGCCATACAGCAGTGATCCATACAGAAGATGAAGATCTACAAGTGAAATTTGGCTTACGTATGAAAGCTTGCCGTATCTTAGTGAACTCTCCATCTGCTGAAGGCGGAATCGGTAATATCTATAACGAAATGATTCCTTCATTAACATTAGGTTGCGGATCTTACGGTAAAAACTCAGTCTCTAAAAACGTATCTGCTGTCAACTTGATCAACGTCAAAACTGTAGCGAAACGGAGAAATAATATGCAATGGTTTAAATTACCGCCAAAAATTTTCTTTGAAAAAAATTCATTACAATATCTACAAAAAATGGAAAATGTTGAACGTGTGATGATCGTTTGTGATCCAGGAATGGTTCAATTCGGCTATGCAGATACAGTTCGTAAAGAATTACAAAAACGCAAAAACGACGTTCAAATCGAAGTATTCTCAGCAGTAGAACCAAATCCATCTACAAATACAGTATATGCTGGAACAAAAGTGATGGTTGATTTTGAACCAGATACGATCATCGCTTTAGGTGGGGGCTCTGCAATGGATGCAGCCAAAGGCATGTGGATGTTCTATGAGCACCCAAATACAGAATTCTTTGGCGCTAAACAAAAATTCTTAGATATCCGTAAACGTACGTACAAAATTGAAAAAGCAGTTAAAACACAATTTGTATGTATTCCAACAACCTCAGGTACAGGTTCAGAAGTAACACCATTTGCGGTTATTACAGATAGCGAAACACATGTAAAATACCCATTAGCGGATTATGCCTTGACACCAGATGTTGCGATCATCGATCCACAATTTGTCATGTCAGTTCCTGCTTCTGTAACAGCGGATACTGGTATGGACGTTTTAACACATGCGATCGAGTCTTATGTTTCAGTAATGGCTTCTGATTACACTCGTGGATTAAGTTTACAAGCAATCAAATTAGTCTTTGAACACTTAGAAAACTCAGTGAAACGTCCAGATGCTGAAAGCCGTGAAAAAATGCATAATGCATCAACAATGGCTGGTATGGCATTTGCCAACGCATTCTTAGGAATTTGTCACTCAGTAGCGCATAAAATTGGTGGAGAATATGGGATTCCTCACGGACGTACAAATGCGATTTTATTACCGCATATCATCCGTTACAATGCCAAAGATCCTTCAAAACATGCAATGTTCCCTAAATATGACTACTTCCGTGCAGACACAGATTACGCTGATATCGCGAAATTCTTAGGTCTTAAAGGAAAAAATACAGCAGAATTAGTGGATGCATTAGCAACAGCAGTTTATGATTTAGGTGTATCTGTTGGAATCGATATGAATTTGAAAGCTCAAGGTGTAACACAAGAAATTCTTGATTCTACAGTTGATCACATGGCTGAATTAGCGTATGAAGATCAATGTACAACAGCAAATCCGAAAGAACCATTGATCAGCGAATTAAAACAAATCATCATTGATGCTTATAATGGTTAA
- a CDS encoding RNA-splicing ligase RtcB has protein sequence MLTIKGKYNEAQVYTDMVDDSTIGQIISLCNQEFAKDSQIRIMPDTHSGSGCVIGTTMTIKDKVVPNLVGVDIGCGLYVVKLNKSIKTNFDKLDRIIRTRIPSGSHSHDKSQYMFELGAVSAPIHKGWALRSLGTLGGGNHFIEVNEGNDGLYLVIHSGSRILGKEIAEYHQEVAYQTLSQLRKELKIQRTNAKNNGEFEKTLELQKLRESVKIPYELSYVTGEHLTNYLNDMKIAQAYAAMNRKVMAEIIIKGMKWKKAVIESFDCPHNYIDLEHKLLRKGAVSAKLGEKIIVPLNMKDGSILATGMGNSDWNQSGPHGAGRVLSRSQAKAKISLESYQHAMKHVWTTSVSKKTIDEAPKAYKPMKQLMEDMKDTMEIQEVIRPLYNFKG, from the coding sequence ATGTTAACAATTAAAGGAAAATATAACGAAGCACAAGTATATACAGATATGGTGGACGATAGCACGATCGGGCAAATCATATCTTTATGCAATCAAGAATTTGCTAAAGATAGTCAAATCAGAATCATGCCAGACACGCATAGCGGCTCTGGTTGTGTGATTGGCACAACGATGACAATCAAAGACAAGGTAGTGCCCAATCTAGTTGGGGTAGATATTGGTTGTGGACTATATGTCGTTAAACTAAATAAATCTATCAAAACAAATTTTGATAAACTAGATCGGATTATTCGAACAAGAATTCCAAGTGGTTCTCACTCACATGATAAAAGTCAGTATATGTTTGAACTAGGAGCGGTGTCGGCGCCAATTCACAAAGGATGGGCTTTAAGAAGCTTAGGGACACTTGGTGGAGGAAATCATTTTATTGAAGTCAATGAAGGCAATGATGGATTGTATTTAGTGATTCATAGTGGTAGTCGGATTTTAGGGAAAGAGATTGCTGAATACCACCAGGAAGTTGCGTACCAAACGTTATCTCAACTACGAAAAGAATTAAAGATCCAAAGGACAAATGCTAAAAATAATGGAGAGTTTGAAAAAACTTTAGAGCTACAAAAACTACGAGAATCAGTAAAAATTCCGTATGAGCTATCTTATGTTACAGGAGAGCATTTAACAAACTATTTAAATGATATGAAAATCGCTCAAGCCTACGCGGCAATGAATCGTAAAGTTATGGCTGAGATCATTATCAAAGGAATGAAGTGGAAAAAGGCTGTGATCGAATCATTTGACTGTCCACATAATTATATTGATTTAGAGCATAAACTTTTAAGAAAAGGAGCGGTCTCAGCTAAGCTTGGTGAAAAAATCATCGTTCCTTTAAATATGAAAGATGGAAGTATTCTTGCTACAGGAATGGGGAATAGTGACTGGAATCAATCAGGACCACATGGCGCAGGTCGCGTGTTAAGCCGTTCACAGGCAAAAGCAAAAATTAGTTTAGAAAGTTATCAACATGCTATGAAACATGTCTGGACGACTTCCGTTTCAAAGAAAACAATTGATGAAGCGCCAAAAGCATATAAACCAATGAAACAATTGATGGAAGATATGAAAGACACAATGGAAATTCAGGAAGTGATTCGCCCACTGTATAATTTTAAGGGCTAA